In Hallerella succinigenes, the following are encoded in one genomic region:
- a CDS encoding fibro-slime domain-containing protein: protein MRLYVWVWAIALMTFSSAFGAVTFYVSVSEEWAENGNLYLAFSGSNKKYTLTEDASGYYTATYNNSIGGNKTVTVYSGSDYSQSYSLSALSDESVIYLTVDAYGKIMAFAGEPPSSSGSSGSSASGGLSNQKLIRFLDPWTSTTPSIVYNGAKDTLKMTAVKDTCGWYEAMISADYMDVIFIQTVGPEIFTAAGATMGDQIVLDSIAGISDVVWINTKSGVPVLYSAYPKVLGDCPSRQLSVTLYDWFDGTNSSRATVADTGTSLDFGKHNNEGKCDKVAKGMVKTELGSNGLPVRNDEDFPENCKASDHINHWFLPDTLAVVDGSIYTNATCRDITIILEDTTGLWLGQINKNYSTTDCAGCNKGGAFLLDDFKYLDEAQTIKNPYYDSLSGNVMDSRGNYYYHNFGFTMKVHAEFTYVEGQYFDFYGDDDVWVFIDNRLAVDIGGVHNQQPGAVNLDTMGLTPGETYTFDMFYAERKQSESNFRMRTSMDLHTSIKYYSMRDYSSTSGGKAYTIWQNIKTTGLACDYSATAEDEPAASLFRLYGGNLPAEGVSLDTAGSYYGGIIINSTMSGFAIDTTAITGLVPGTYTFEFTSQANEAASKTMTFTVPEPAIDVPDIAIAFADSEYNVIDADTATLGEWASIMYPVYVALTYDTLLSTDLFLNASTSKLIFLDEEGNRVSTVKMVKGQAKFFVMAQEAVDNASFMVQASAVENLLVWSGITLKEPPVPKIETAGMYDRNGDGIGDSIYVKFSYAPDREDAPDSLYWVFRDTSSSKFSSFERVDNESVSLTSDAFTSGIFTGLASVAYSGSISAYYTYDGDVFRLDGILDDHVGEILTGASLSVEDDISVLTLSISEALADSQTVNLPQAFEFKRWRSGTLSMGVVEASYSVRSAPDRVQLYYHVLAGDAPEPGDSVRFVPSLAMDMSGNTAHENNPWVRVTGGGAVSVASTEVVSLTPETVPSEKSPTVETIAVAAGRSAEEVAVATGRHGQLVSFDGILGALEDVNSNLKEGEKAYTVDDIEIEYETYYFTNLGEYVNSAYGTINCSDAIFSGDCTTGKKALFLAWNMRSSSGRLVGTGAYVVRLDVRMLVGNRVLKKTTENVWGVRRSVGLLR, encoded by the coding sequence ATGAGATTGTATGTATGGGTCTGGGCGATTGCCCTGATGACCTTTTCGTCAGCGTTTGGCGCTGTGACGTTTTATGTTTCCGTTTCGGAAGAGTGGGCAGAAAATGGGAATTTATATCTTGCTTTCTCGGGTAGTAACAAGAAATATACTCTAACGGAAGATGCGAGTGGCTATTATACCGCTACTTATAATAATTCCATCGGTGGAAACAAAACGGTTACGGTTTACAGTGGCTCCGATTATTCGCAATCCTATTCGCTCTCCGCATTATCGGACGAAAGCGTTATTTATTTGACTGTAGATGCGTATGGCAAAATAATGGCTTTTGCGGGTGAGCCTCCGTCATCTTCGGGTTCCAGCGGATCTTCCGCTTCGGGAGGACTCTCCAATCAAAAGCTCATCCGTTTTTTAGATCCGTGGACAAGCACTACTCCGAGCATTGTTTATAATGGTGCAAAGGATACTTTAAAAATGACTGCGGTCAAAGATACCTGCGGCTGGTACGAAGCGATGATTTCTGCAGATTACATGGATGTCATCTTTATCCAGACAGTAGGCCCGGAAATTTTTACTGCCGCGGGTGCGACTATGGGCGATCAGATTGTGCTCGACAGCATTGCAGGGATCAGTGATGTCGTCTGGATTAACACGAAAAGCGGCGTTCCGGTTCTCTATTCGGCTTATCCCAAGGTTTTGGGCGATTGCCCGTCGCGCCAGCTTTCCGTTACTCTATACGACTGGTTTGACGGAACGAACAGTTCGAGGGCTACCGTTGCCGATACGGGTACGAGTCTAGACTTCGGTAAGCATAATAATGAAGGCAAGTGCGATAAGGTCGCCAAGGGAATGGTGAAAACGGAACTCGGCTCAAACGGTCTTCCTGTTCGCAATGACGAGGATTTCCCGGAAAACTGTAAAGCTTCGGATCACATCAACCATTGGTTCCTTCCGGATACGCTTGCGGTGGTGGATGGCAGTATTTATACCAATGCGACCTGCCGTGACATTACGATTATTTTGGAAGATACAACGGGACTTTGGCTCGGCCAGATTAACAAAAATTATTCCACTACTGATTGTGCGGGCTGTAATAAAGGTGGCGCATTCCTGCTAGATGATTTCAAGTACCTGGATGAAGCCCAGACGATTAAGAATCCGTATTATGACAGTTTGAGTGGAAATGTTATGGATTCGAGAGGCAATTATTATTATCACAACTTCGGTTTCACGATGAAGGTTCATGCGGAATTCACCTATGTGGAAGGCCAGTATTTTGACTTCTACGGTGATGATGATGTTTGGGTCTTTATCGATAACCGTTTGGCGGTGGATATCGGCGGTGTTCATAACCAGCAGCCAGGTGCAGTCAACTTGGACACGATGGGGCTCACACCGGGTGAAACTTATACCTTCGACATGTTCTATGCTGAACGCAAACAGTCGGAAAGTAACTTCCGCATGCGTACATCCATGGATCTTCACACGTCCATCAAGTATTACAGTATGCGCGATTACAGCTCGACTTCGGGCGGTAAGGCTTACACGATTTGGCAGAATATCAAAACGACGGGCCTTGCCTGTGATTATTCTGCAACAGCAGAAGATGAACCGGCTGCGTCCCTCTTCCGCTTGTACGGTGGAAATCTTCCGGCAGAAGGTGTTTCGCTTGATACCGCTGGATCGTATTACGGAGGCATCATCATCAATTCGACGATGAGTGGCTTCGCTATCGATACGACTGCTATCACGGGCCTCGTTCCGGGGACCTATACTTTTGAATTTACGTCGCAGGCGAATGAAGCTGCGAGCAAGACGATGACGTTCACGGTTCCTGAACCGGCAATCGATGTTCCGGATATCGCCATCGCATTTGCGGATTCCGAGTACAATGTAATCGATGCAGATACGGCAACGCTTGGTGAATGGGCAAGCATCATGTATCCGGTCTATGTCGCTTTGACGTATGACACTTTGCTTTCAACGGACCTCTTCTTGAATGCTTCAACTTCGAAGCTCATCTTTCTCGATGAAGAAGGAAACCGTGTCTCCACCGTCAAGATGGTAAAAGGTCAGGCGAAGTTCTTTGTGATGGCTCAGGAAGCAGTGGATAATGCGTCATTCATGGTGCAGGCTTCTGCCGTGGAAAACCTCTTGGTTTGGAGCGGTATTACGCTCAAAGAACCTCCTGTGCCAAAGATCGAAACAGCTGGCATGTATGACCGCAATGGTGATGGTATCGGAGACAGCATTTATGTGAAGTTCTCTTACGCTCCTGATAGAGAAGATGCTCCGGATTCTCTGTACTGGGTCTTCCGTGATACTTCTTCGAGCAAGTTCAGTTCTTTTGAACGTGTCGATAACGAATCGGTGAGCCTTACAAGTGATGCGTTCACATCTGGAATCTTCACGGGCCTTGCTTCTGTTGCTTATAGCGGTAGCATTTCCGCGTACTATACGTATGACGGGGATGTGTTCCGTTTGGATGGAATTCTCGATGATCACGTCGGCGAAATTCTTACGGGAGCTTCTCTCTCCGTGGAAGATGATATCTCTGTGCTGACGCTTAGTATCAGTGAAGCGCTTGCCGACAGTCAAACGGTGAATCTTCCGCAGGCGTTTGAATTCAAACGTTGGCGCTCGGGCACTCTTTCCATGGGAGTCGTTGAAGCGAGCTATAGTGTTAGATCCGCTCCGGATCGAGTTCAGCTGTATTACCACGTCCTTGCAGGAGATGCTCCGGAACCGGGTGACAGCGTCCGCTTTGTTCCAAGTCTCGCCATGGATATGTCGGGCAATACAGCACACGAAAATAATCCGTGGGTCCGTGTCACGGGAGGTGGTGCTGTATCCGTCGCATCGACTGAAGTGGTTTCGCTTACACCGGAAACTGTTCCTTCTGAAAAATCTCCGACCGTTGAAACAATTGCCGTTGCTGCAGGGAGATCTGCCGAAGAAGTGGCGGTTGCTACCGGACGCCACGGGCAGCTGGTTTCCTTTGATGGAATTCTCGGCGCTTTGGAAGATGTGAATTCGAATCTCAAAGAAGGAGAAAAAGCGTACACGGTCGATGACATTGAAATCGAGTACGAAACGTATTACTTCACAAACCTCGGCGAGTATGTGAATTCCGCATACGGAACGATCAATTGTTCTGACGCCATTTTCTCGGGGGATTGCACCACGGGCAAAAAGGCTTTGTTCCTCGCCTGGAATATGCGTAGCAGTTCGGGACGTCTCGTGGGAACAGGCGCTTACGTTGTTCGCTTAGATGTTCGAATGCTCGTCGGCAACCGTGTCCTTAAGAAGACAACGGAAAATGTCTGGGGCGTCAGAAGATCGGTCGGCCTTCTTCGCTAA
- a CDS encoding BspA family leucine-rich repeat surface protein, producing the protein MASSATVVAKHREHLKQLINRTINKQGPNCDLNFIDVSKVMDMSRLFARSRFDGDISNWDVSNVRKMGRMFIRSNFEGDIDRWNVLSEADTFEIFRQSMLEKKGKLPKWYNGPVYENPPGVIFSWP; encoded by the coding sequence ATGGCCAGTTCTGCAACCGTCGTGGCGAAGCACCGCGAGCATCTCAAGCAGCTCATCAACAGGACCATCAATAAGCAGGGGCCGAATTGCGACCTCAATTTTATCGACGTGTCCAAGGTGATGGATATGAGCCGGTTGTTCGCCAGGTCGCGCTTCGATGGCGACATCAGTAACTGGGACGTGTCAAACGTGCGGAAGATGGGCCGCATGTTCATACGTTCGAACTTTGAGGGCGATATCGACCGGTGGAATGTTTTGAGCGAGGCGGACACATTCGAAATCTTTAGACAATCGATGCTTGAGAAAAAGGGCAAGCTCCCCAAATGGTACAATGGCCCCGTGTACGAAAATCCTCCCGGAGTAATTTTTAGCTGGCCGTAA
- a CDS encoding MBL fold metallo-hydrolase produces MKIQGFVCNPFQENAYLVYDEANGEALLIDPGFYNEDEFLKADCFVKKNGLTVRRVLNTHLHLDHCMGNGWVLRKWNLEAEASENDLFLIQHADHQAQMFSLALEETLPLPKSFLKEGDLILVGNIQLKVIEVPGHSRGGLAFYEERENILFVGDTLFRGSYGRTDLPGGDTEKLFDSIRQKLLVLPDDTLVLCGHGPATTIGDEKLQFGLQS; encoded by the coding sequence ATGAAGATCCAAGGTTTCGTTTGCAATCCGTTCCAAGAAAATGCGTATCTTGTTTATGATGAGGCGAACGGTGAAGCTCTACTTATCGATCCCGGATTTTATAACGAAGATGAATTTCTCAAAGCGGACTGTTTTGTGAAAAAGAACGGTCTTACAGTGCGGCGTGTATTGAATACGCATTTGCATTTAGATCATTGCATGGGAAATGGATGGGTTCTGCGGAAGTGGAATTTGGAAGCGGAAGCTTCAGAAAACGATTTGTTTCTGATTCAGCATGCAGATCACCAGGCGCAGATGTTTAGCCTTGCGCTAGAGGAAACTTTGCCCTTGCCCAAATCCTTTTTGAAGGAAGGAGATTTGATTCTGGTTGGAAATATCCAACTGAAGGTTATAGAAGTTCCAGGACATTCCCGTGGCGGTCTTGCGTTTTATGAAGAACGTGAGAACATTTTATTTGTGGGGGATACCCTTTTCCGCGGTAGCTATGGCCGTACAGATTTGCCAGGCGGCGATACAGAAAAGCTTTTTGATTCTATTCGCCAAAAACTTTTGGTTTTACCCGATGATACTCTAGTGCTGTGTGGACATGGTCCCGCTACAACAATCGGGGATGAAAAATTGCAATTCGGATTGCAAAGCTAA
- a CDS encoding fibro-slime domain-containing protein produces MRLVLLISLLYVVAAQASLTLHIQSPWRGDATKSSYKLHILGSPTSYNPIYGENSVTKMTSEGNGWFVYTWNKSVSDFQSWESFSVKLCPDSSDQNYNNNNCVAWTDGTNALSFTPSTLFGSDTEVWLYTTSDMSYTKSFAAPGSKMVWFKSPWGNKALPRMIFGTDSILMRFAVDDSTKCGWFYGAITPSALSNNPLKTAYFERFYASYMTAPAEGTVDLSSALASSDTIFVDGTDSKLSVSSKIGSLGACFDSSRTLHIYHPWRTNTSYRDSTFYISVQNNILGNPTALDSTGEYKRWRHYTFPAATASKPEWSSTSALFNIYRGANDWPAVTFFTEANRPLISSFFPSGVYETWLFTYTNERYDVVYAPLEEKIIRVMSPWENMSPSMIVNGDTVKMGPFSNDTCGWYQGAYYKHVTDWGITLRQTFGFEIYTSAGQKDGEPIQIDSIMAISDTAWVFPYPTLYSTPAYTTDFPGRLGICPTMQISAMVLDWAGENHHDSIDVDFGGIYNGNDYTMVTYLDSTGKIATNNKCGGHVLGMVLDSLVNGNPARVDSSVFPWSMCSAAREIEKWFVPETLATDASGKKYTNAVCRDIDLTLDEEGFWLADITEAGNCNDPDNPGFYPIDDFKYLDSAMTLYNPKYDSVVQGCRHNYSFSMKISAQFQYVKGQYFEFRGDDDVWVFINNRLVVDIGGCHSPVEGSVNLDTLGLVEGKEYPFHIFFSERNATGSNFKMRTSINLQTEKTYYPVEIPTSDGTIQYEIWQMLIDESLSCDVSSVTKVDTIPAASLFLLMGPGLPIDGDTLVPGVNYGGITVSETMSGFTIDTVAVVKSRTLAPGTYTLYFYLESDLSQSSKVYFTVPEYPLPSIVFADSLWNEMDPDTVKLGQYAFIPYPVQVLVEYMGTLCDSGCDAPLYFSSSDSLALTDEFGGLLDSVVPVNGKAHFYVMGTAAVEDGSFQISGASYDNILTWSNIDLEKPPVPIPSGGYMFDRDGDGVADSLMLSYGEPITGEDEPDSVSWQFGDSTWHRIVKKDLKKYRFLDSLLVFENDSLLNFLFTGTSSGDAYAGSYTTLFKKAVTDSLTGETDTLSFHVTGKIQDRLGPVITNAIVTPRSEDVYQLAIVFSEALDTNSYPLDSIFEFKAWRNGEESSRNIFPISGTRRTARYEIFYSSKNGVLPSVGDSIRIAPGVLSDVSQNAASEDNRWVRIIGEQYIVVESSKLFDAKTEKLDAFKQSSTVTPHKVTLGLPYESVEKQIGIPGFLIRYDLNELSASTGIGPDSLYVKYETSFFTNLGAYINSASGKILCTDKIFDGDCTQNPGNIYLGWNMRSTSGRLVGTGAYIARLKVKIGAVGGDSQKKEVVRTWGVRRVAE; encoded by the coding sequence ATGAGATTGGTCCTTCTGATTAGTCTGCTGTATGTTGTGGCAGCACAAGCTTCTTTGACTTTACATATTCAATCGCCGTGGCGTGGCGATGCGACGAAGTCATCGTATAAGCTGCACATTCTTGGCAGCCCTACAAGCTACAATCCGATCTACGGTGAAAATTCTGTGACGAAGATGACTTCGGAAGGAAACGGTTGGTTTGTCTATACGTGGAACAAGAGTGTTTCGGATTTCCAAAGTTGGGAATCTTTTAGCGTAAAGCTTTGCCCAGATTCTTCGGACCAGAATTACAACAACAATAACTGTGTCGCTTGGACGGACGGGACGAATGCCCTCTCGTTTACACCGTCAACCCTTTTTGGCTCGGATACAGAAGTTTGGCTTTATACGACGTCCGACATGTCTTATACGAAATCCTTTGCGGCTCCAGGCTCCAAGATGGTTTGGTTTAAGAGCCCGTGGGGAAACAAGGCTCTTCCTCGCATGATTTTTGGTACAGATTCCATTTTGATGCGCTTTGCCGTGGATGATTCGACGAAATGCGGTTGGTTCTATGGTGCGATAACGCCCTCTGCGCTTTCGAACAATCCGCTGAAGACTGCTTACTTTGAACGTTTCTACGCTTCTTACATGACGGCTCCTGCGGAAGGGACTGTGGACCTTTCTTCGGCGTTGGCTTCTTCGGATACGATTTTTGTGGATGGTACCGATTCAAAACTATCCGTCTCGTCCAAGATCGGTTCGCTTGGTGCGTGCTTTGATTCTTCCCGTACTTTGCACATTTATCACCCGTGGAGAACGAATACGTCTTATCGTGACAGTACGTTCTACATCTCGGTTCAAAATAATATTTTGGGAAATCCGACCGCCCTTGATTCGACGGGTGAATATAAACGCTGGAGGCATTATACTTTCCCAGCGGCAACGGCTTCCAAACCGGAATGGAGTTCGACTTCTGCGCTCTTCAACATTTACCGCGGCGCAAATGATTGGCCTGCAGTGACCTTTTTTACAGAGGCCAATCGTCCGCTGATTTCTTCGTTCTTCCCGTCGGGTGTTTATGAAACTTGGCTTTTCACTTATACGAATGAACGCTATGACGTGGTGTATGCTCCGCTCGAAGAAAAAATTATCCGTGTGATGAGCCCGTGGGAAAACATGTCGCCTTCGATGATCGTGAATGGTGATACGGTGAAGATGGGACCGTTCTCGAATGATACTTGTGGCTGGTACCAGGGCGCTTATTATAAGCATGTGACGGATTGGGGCATTACCTTGAGACAGACTTTTGGCTTTGAGATTTATACGTCTGCAGGACAGAAGGATGGGGAACCGATTCAGATCGATTCGATCATGGCGATTTCGGATACGGCTTGGGTCTTCCCGTACCCGACGCTTTACAGTACACCCGCTTATACGACGGATTTCCCGGGGCGTCTCGGTATTTGCCCGACAATGCAGATTTCAGCGATGGTGTTAGACTGGGCGGGTGAAAATCATCACGATAGTATCGATGTGGACTTTGGCGGTATCTACAACGGTAACGACTATACGATGGTGACCTATTTGGATTCCACGGGAAAAATTGCGACAAATAATAAATGCGGTGGTCATGTTCTTGGCATGGTCCTGGATTCTTTGGTGAATGGAAATCCTGCTCGTGTGGATTCGTCGGTTTTCCCTTGGTCGATGTGTTCTGCTGCGCGTGAAATCGAAAAATGGTTTGTTCCGGAGACGCTTGCGACGGATGCTTCGGGCAAGAAGTACACGAATGCGGTTTGCCGTGACATTGATTTGACTCTGGACGAAGAAGGTTTTTGGCTTGCGGATATTACAGAAGCGGGAAATTGCAACGATCCGGATAATCCAGGGTTTTACCCGATTGACGATTTTAAATATTTGGATTCGGCGATGACGCTGTACAATCCGAAGTATGATTCTGTGGTCCAGGGATGCAGACATAACTACAGCTTCTCGATGAAGATTTCGGCACAGTTCCAGTATGTGAAGGGACAGTATTTTGAATTCCGTGGCGATGATGACGTTTGGGTGTTTATCAACAATCGTCTTGTGGTGGATATCGGCGGTTGCCATAGCCCGGTAGAAGGTTCGGTGAACTTGGATACACTTGGACTTGTCGAAGGCAAGGAATATCCGTTCCACATCTTCTTCTCGGAACGCAATGCAACGGGTTCGAATTTTAAAATGCGGACTTCCATCAACTTGCAGACGGAAAAGACCTATTACCCGGTGGAAATTCCAACGTCGGATGGAACGATTCAGTATGAAATTTGGCAGATGCTGATCGATGAATCGCTCAGCTGTGACGTTTCGAGCGTGACGAAGGTCGATACGATTCCAGCGGCGTCACTCTTTTTGCTGATGGGACCGGGGCTTCCGATTGATGGCGATACTCTCGTTCCGGGCGTGAACTACGGCGGTATTACGGTTTCTGAAACGATGTCCGGCTTTACGATCGATACGGTGGCCGTGGTGAAGTCGAGAACTCTCGCTCCGGGTACTTATACGCTTTACTTCTATCTGGAATCGGATCTTTCGCAGTCTTCGAAGGTCTATTTCACGGTTCCGGAATATCCGCTTCCTTCGATCGTATTTGCGGATTCCCTGTGGAACGAAATGGATCCGGACACGGTAAAGCTTGGACAGTATGCGTTTATTCCGTATCCTGTACAGGTTCTTGTGGAATATATGGGAACGCTTTGCGATAGCGGATGCGATGCGCCGCTCTACTTCTCGTCATCGGATTCGCTTGCGCTGACAGACGAGTTTGGCGGATTATTGGATTCGGTTGTACCGGTGAATGGTAAGGCGCATTTCTATGTGATGGGAACGGCGGCTGTGGAAGACGGTTCCTTCCAGATTTCGGGCGCTTCGTATGACAACATTTTGACATGGTCAAATATCGATTTGGAAAAACCTCCGGTGCCGATTCCTTCGGGCGGCTATATGTTTGACCGGGATGGTGATGGCGTTGCCGATAGCTTGATGCTTTCGTACGGCGAACCGATTACGGGAGAAGATGAACCGGATTCCGTTTCTTGGCAGTTCGGCGATTCGACGTGGCATCGCATTGTAAAGAAGGACTTGAAAAAGTACCGCTTCCTGGACTCTCTCCTCGTCTTTGAAAATGATTCGCTTTTGAACTTCCTCTTTACAGGAACTTCTTCGGGCGATGCTTACGCGGGAAGTTATACGACGCTCTTCAAGAAGGCGGTGACGGATTCGCTGACCGGTGAAACGGACACTCTTTCGTTCCATGTGACGGGAAAGATCCAAGACCGCCTAGGACCTGTGATTACGAATGCCATTGTGACGCCGCGCAGTGAAGACGTCTATCAGCTTGCAATCGTCTTCAGTGAAGCTCTCGATACGAACAGCTATCCGTTGGATTCAATCTTTGAATTCAAGGCGTGGCGTAACGGCGAAGAATCTTCTCGGAATATTTTCCCGATTTCGGGAACGCGTCGCACGGCCCGTTATGAAATCTTCTATTCGAGCAAGAACGGTGTGCTGCCTTCTGTGGGCGACAGCATTCGCATTGCCCCGGGCGTTCTTTCGGACGTTTCGCAGAATGCGGCTTCGGAAGATAACCGCTGGGTTCGCATTATCGGTGAACAGTATATTGTCGTGGAATCTTCGAAGCTCTTTGATGCAAAAACGGAAAAGCTCGATGCGTTCAAGCAGTCTTCAACGGTGACGCCGCACAAGGTAACGCTTGGACTTCCGTATGAATCTGTTGAAAAACAGATTGGAATTCCGGGCTTCCTCATCCGTTACGATTTGAATGAACTATCCGCTTCGACGGGAATCGGCCCGGACAGCCTTTATGTGAAGTACGAAACAAGCTTCTTTACGAATCTCGGCGCGTACATCAATTCCGCAAGTGGAAAGATTCTTTGCACCGACAAGATTTTCGACGGCGACTGTACCCAGAATCCGGGTAACATTTACCTCGGCTGGAACATGCGCAGTACCTCGGGTCGCTTGGTCGGAACAGGCGCTTACATCGCCCGTTTGAAGGTCAAGATCGGCGCTGTCGGCGGCGATTCTCAAAAGAAGGAAGTCGTTCGCACGTGGGGCGTGCGCCGTGTCGCGGAATAA
- a CDS encoding IS30 family transposase has translation MAVSLNQAQRYEIRALNAAKIPPKNIALQLKVHKSTIYRELNRGGGRQHYDPVKSQERADLLAATSHLHYDYDEDDWKIVDGKIKEDYSPEQVNGRAKLDGMGVPSVATIYRHVNKDEDLKKHLRHGKKPYRKRGEKKDKRGQIVGRVPIEERPAIVDEKSRVGDIEIDLINSADHDANLLTINDRMTNYSLIRYLPTKNAKDLKRTLVRALKDFEKTFEVKILTVTSDNGKEFACHAEIAKAMKADYYFANPYHSWERGANENMNGLIRQYLPKKESFKGISPRKVRWIQDKLNNRPRKRLDFMTPLEYI, from the coding sequence ATGGCGGTGAGTCTCAACCAAGCACAAAGATACGAAATACGAGCGCTCAATGCGGCAAAGATCCCCCCGAAAAACATAGCCTTGCAGCTGAAGGTCCACAAATCCACAATCTACAGGGAACTAAACAGGGGCGGCGGCCGCCAGCATTACGACCCGGTCAAGTCGCAGGAACGGGCAGACCTCCTTGCCGCGACAAGTCACCTGCATTACGACTACGACGAGGACGACTGGAAAATCGTGGACGGGAAAATCAAGGAAGACTACTCTCCCGAACAGGTGAACGGACGCGCGAAACTCGATGGGATGGGTGTCCCTAGCGTCGCCACGATATACAGGCATGTGAACAAGGACGAGGACCTGAAGAAGCACTTGCGGCACGGCAAGAAACCATACCGTAAGCGCGGGGAGAAGAAGGACAAGAGAGGCCAGATTGTAGGCCGCGTGCCCATCGAGGAACGTCCGGCGATCGTGGACGAGAAATCACGCGTAGGCGACATCGAGATAGACCTGATAAACAGCGCGGACCATGACGCGAACCTGCTCACGATCAACGACAGGATGACGAATTACAGCCTGATAAGGTATCTTCCGACGAAGAACGCGAAAGACCTGAAGAGAACGCTTGTGAGGGCGCTGAAGGACTTTGAGAAAACGTTCGAAGTCAAGATTCTCACAGTCACTTCGGACAACGGGAAGGAGTTCGCCTGTCACGCAGAAATAGCGAAAGCTATGAAGGCGGATTACTACTTTGCGAACCCGTACCACTCCTGGGAGCGCGGTGCCAACGAGAACATGAACGGTCTAATACGCCAATATCTTCCCAAGAAGGAGTCGTTCAAGGGAATCTCTCCCCGGAAAGTTCGCTGGATACAGGATAAACTGAACAACAGGCCTCGAAAAAGGCTTGACTTTATGACCCCTTTAGAGTATATTTAG
- a CDS encoding IS5 family transposase, with protein MYRPPKSHAQTSLFCSLEEQLNHKHPLYVLANKIDWNKFETEFSKLFDEKMGAPNKPIRLMTGLIILKHIRNVSDESVVEQFQENAYYQYFCGERFFSTEQPCDPSELVHFRHMIGEAGMDMILKESIRVNADHDKKGPTGSGTVFLDTTVQEKNITFPTDAKLANKIIEQVQRIVEEHGLPQRQSYKRTLKKVHRDQRFRNHPKNAKKAHKADRRQKTIAGRLVRELERNLASKNLLNTYKEKIELFKKVLEQKRCDKDKVYSLHEPEVKCIGKGKEHKKYEFGNKVSIARSYSGIIVGAVSFRDEYDGHTIDDTLDHVEQMLGFRPSRAACDRGYRGQKESGTTKIVIPDVPKKNATYYQKEKAHKLFCKRAGIEPINGHLKSDHRMGRNFYKGIFGDMLNAKLAAAAFNFKRAMRRFFVLLEWLYGFCLLWNGMNKKCERSCPALVN; from the coding sequence ATGTACAGACCGCCAAAATCCCACGCCCAGACAAGCCTTTTCTGCTCCCTTGAGGAACAGTTGAACCACAAGCATCCCCTTTACGTTCTTGCGAACAAGATTGACTGGAACAAGTTCGAGACCGAGTTTTCCAAATTGTTCGACGAAAAGATGGGTGCGCCAAACAAGCCGATCCGTCTCATGACCGGGCTCATCATCCTGAAGCACATCCGCAACGTATCGGACGAGTCCGTCGTGGAGCAGTTTCAGGAAAACGCCTATTACCAGTATTTTTGCGGAGAACGGTTCTTCTCGACGGAGCAGCCCTGCGACCCGAGCGAACTTGTCCACTTCCGGCACATGATTGGCGAAGCGGGCATGGACATGATCCTCAAGGAAAGTATCCGTGTCAATGCCGACCATGACAAAAAGGGACCGACAGGAAGCGGCACGGTCTTTCTCGACACGACCGTGCAGGAAAAGAACATCACGTTCCCTACAGACGCCAAACTTGCGAACAAGATAATAGAACAGGTACAGAGGATCGTGGAAGAACACGGCCTTCCGCAGAGACAGTCCTACAAGAGAACCTTGAAGAAGGTCCATCGTGACCAGCGTTTCCGCAATCACCCGAAAAACGCCAAGAAGGCTCACAAGGCGGATCGCAGGCAGAAGACAATCGCGGGACGGCTCGTCCGTGAATTAGAGCGAAATCTCGCCAGCAAGAACTTGTTGAACACGTACAAAGAAAAAATCGAGCTTTTCAAAAAAGTTTTGGAGCAGAAGAGGTGCGACAAGGACAAGGTCTATTCGCTTCACGAACCCGAAGTAAAATGCATCGGCAAGGGCAAGGAACACAAGAAATACGAGTTCGGCAACAAGGTGTCAATCGCCCGGAGCTACAGCGGCATCATTGTCGGCGCGGTCTCGTTCCGGGACGAGTATGACGGACATACGATAGACGATACGCTTGACCATGTTGAACAAATGCTTGGATTCAGGCCGAGCCGGGCCGCATGCGACCGAGGCTACCGCGGACAAAAGGAATCCGGAACGACAAAGATCGTGATACCGGACGTTCCGAAGAAAAACGCGACTTACTACCAGAAGGAAAAGGCTCACAAGCTTTTTTGCAAGAGGGCTGGCATCGAACCAATCAATGGTCACTTGAAGAGCGACCACCGCATGGGTCGCAACTTCTACAAGGGAATCTTTGGCGACATGCTCAATGCAAAGCTTGCAGCAGCGGCGTTCAACTTCAAGAGGGCCATGAGGCGTTTTTTTGTCCTGTTGGAATGGCTGTACGGTTTTTGCCTTCTGTGGAACGGAATGAACAAAAAATGCGAACGCTCTTGTCCTGCACTCGTGAATTGA